A region from the Simiduia sp. 21SJ11W-1 genome encodes:
- a CDS encoding Hpt domain-containing protein has product MSNLDTAALETLKEVMEDEFHLLLDTFFEDSTQRLADLKQHVAEQDAEALRRTAHSLKGSASNLGALGLADLCLKAEAMGVAGNLTGAEALVASIHTEYESVSQALETYR; this is encoded by the coding sequence ATGAGCAATCTTGATACTGCGGCGTTGGAAACACTCAAGGAAGTCATGGAAGATGAGTTCCACCTGCTGCTCGATACCTTTTTTGAGGATTCCACCCAGCGTCTGGCCGATTTAAAACAACATGTGGCAGAGCAAGATGCAGAAGCCTTGCGTCGCACCGCGCACAGCCTTAAGGGCAGTGCCTCTAATCTGGGTGCGCTCGGGCTTGCCGATTTGTGCCTTAAAGCCGAAGCAATGGGTGTGGCAGGTAACCTCACTGGCGCAGAAGCCCTTGTGGCCAGTATCCATACCGAATATGAAAGTGTCTCTCAGGCCCTTGAAACCTACCGCTAG
- a CDS encoding fused response regulator/phosphatase: MAIAEAKALTVLIADDTKTDRMILESIVKKEGHQVVSAENGRQAVTLYNELRPDIVLLDVLMPELDGIGAAREIKEAAGDEMVPVIFLTSLNDTESLVNCLEAGGDDFLSKPYNRVILQAKIKAFSRMRDMHSTMRKQRNQISLNHEHMLQEQAVAKQVFDNIAHSGCLHASNVRQFMSPLAVFNGDVLVAALRPSGSMLILLGDFTGHGLPAAIGAMPLASTFYGMAHKGFSLSDILQEINQKLKDTLPIGLFCCAAIVEMNFKRNYARVWNGGLPDCFLYREASGKVETIASTHLPLGVVGGKDFKDDSTYLELEPGDRLFLWSDGIHEARNAEGEMFGEERLQTVFDQATGGGEIFDGVLSAVQKFVGDEDRDDDLSLVEITMASPVNLAQLQESYGGSASKGLTEWSLNFEVKAGSFRFFDPLPVLLNIVQSVPGLKKHGGNLYTILAELYSNALEHGVLKLDSKLKTTSEGFLEYYELRKARLEKTTGSVTFGIAHKLSSEGGVLTITVKDTGDGFDYQSAKTQGENLTYSGRGMTLLNDLCTKVEYKGRGNEVEVEFVWHDDQ; this comes from the coding sequence ATGGCCATAGCAGAGGCTAAAGCCCTAACCGTACTGATTGCCGACGATACCAAAACGGATCGTATGATCCTGGAAAGCATCGTCAAAAAAGAAGGGCATCAGGTGGTGAGTGCTGAAAATGGCAGACAAGCGGTCACGCTTTACAACGAGCTGCGCCCGGATATCGTGTTGCTCGATGTACTGATGCCTGAACTGGATGGCATAGGTGCGGCCCGTGAAATCAAAGAGGCCGCCGGCGATGAAATGGTGCCGGTGATTTTTCTCACCTCCTTGAACGACACCGAATCCCTGGTGAATTGCCTAGAAGCCGGTGGCGACGACTTCTTATCAAAGCCCTATAACCGCGTCATATTGCAGGCCAAAATCAAGGCCTTTTCGCGCATGCGCGATATGCACTCCACCATGCGCAAACAGCGCAATCAAATTTCCCTAAACCACGAACACATGCTGCAAGAGCAAGCCGTTGCCAAGCAGGTGTTTGATAACATCGCCCACAGCGGCTGCCTGCACGCCAGCAATGTGCGCCAGTTCATGTCGCCTTTGGCGGTGTTTAATGGCGACGTATTGGTGGCCGCGTTACGCCCCTCGGGCAGTATGCTTATTTTATTGGGCGACTTTACCGGCCACGGCTTGCCTGCGGCCATTGGCGCCATGCCGCTGGCCTCCACCTTTTATGGCATGGCCCACAAAGGGTTTTCGCTGTCAGATATTTTGCAAGAAATTAACCAAAAGCTGAAAGATACCTTGCCCATTGGCCTGTTTTGCTGCGCCGCCATTGTGGAGATGAATTTCAAGCGCAACTACGCCCGCGTGTGGAATGGCGGTTTGCCCGATTGCTTTTTGTACCGCGAAGCCTCAGGCAAAGTTGAAACCATTGCCTCTACCCATTTACCCCTGGGGGTTGTGGGCGGCAAAGATTTCAAAGACGACAGCACTTACCTGGAACTAGAACCGGGCGATCGGCTGTTTTTATGGTCTGACGGTATTCACGAGGCCCGCAACGCCGAAGGTGAAATGTTTGGCGAAGAGCGTCTGCAAACCGTGTTTGATCAAGCCACCGGTGGCGGCGAAATCTTTGATGGCGTGTTAAGTGCGGTGCAAAAGTTCGTGGGTGATGAAGATCGCGATGACGATTTGTCGCTGGTGGAAATCACCATGGCATCGCCCGTTAACCTCGCGCAGTTGCAGGAAAGTTATGGTGGCAGCGCATCCAAGGGGCTCACCGAGTGGTCGTTAAATTTTGAAGTAAAAGCTGGCAGCTTCCGCTTTTTTGACCCGCTGCCTGTGCTGTTAAATATTGTGCAAAGCGTGCCGGGCCTGAAAAAGCATGGCGGCAACCTTTATACCATTCTTGCAGAGCTCTATTCCAACGCCCTTGAGCATGGCGTGTTAAAGCTCGATTCAAAGCTTAAAACCACCTCTGAAGGATTTTTGGAATACTACGAACTTAGAAAAGCCCGGCTTGAAAAAACAACGGGCTCTGTCACCTTTGGCATCGCACACAAACTGAGCAGCGAAGGTGGTGTGCTCACCATTACTGTAAAAGATACCGGTGACGGCTTTGATTACCAATCGGCCAAGACGCAAGGCGAAAACCTGACATACTCGGGCCGGGGTATGACCCTTCTGAACGATTTGTGTACCAAAGTGGAATACAAGGGCCGCGGCAATGAAGTGGAAGTTGAGTTTGTGTGGCATGATGACCAGTAA